GATCAAAAACAGCAATTGCGCCTGAAGAACTAAGATAAACTCGATCCACCTGCCAAGAAATGGCAAACAACTGTTTAACAGCTGATCTCTATTGATATCGAAAATATCATCTGATGCTCTTCATAATCTATTAGCACCCAAAAGGATTTTGTCAACAAAATGttcagaaaaagaaagttcTGTCTTGAAGCTTTGGCTGGAGGGTAAGATTTCCACAACTCAACCACTTAAATGAACATTAAAAGTATTATTAATTACCTCAGATTCAAATGTTAAGGCATCTCCTTGTTCTGTGAAGCGCTCTTTCTCACATAGGTTGTCAAGGTAGTCGAGAGTCTCCAACCCCTCTATCCTCACTTCACTGTGAATACAGTTTATGTTTGGCAGAGTCCAGAAGTTAGGAACAAATAATGAAACTTTTAGAACCCCCTATAAAACTATGTGGCATGAGAAGTGTGAATTAGTAATCTTATTTGTCAAAATTAGAGGAAAAATGGaagcaaagagagagaaaagacaaaaaaatttggGAGGGTTCGGTATTAGACAGACACGTACATCCACATATATGCTAACATTATTCAAGGTTCATCCAAAATTATTGCACTAGTTCCTCCCAACTAGAGTGATCATGGTGTGACCTGCGAACATGTTGCTGATGTTCTTGACACGGGCATCAGGGTATTATAAAGCTAAGGCACATAGGTCACTCATAGACACAGTGACAACATATAAAAATGTCAATGAAAAGTTTCTAATATGAATATTCTTTACCTGATATCAGCGATGGAGAAATATGAACGATAGGCAAATGAGAAACTGAAAGGCTTGCAATTGATGTTTCTGACGCGTGATATCATTGTTAGATACCCATCCTCTGCCAAAGAGACTCTAAGACGAAACTCGAAACTGAAAAATAAGCCAAAATCATTATCTTACAAAGATAATAGGTATATTTTCAAGTCCATAAAGAATGTTGTGCTGTGgtagaaatatttaattgaaatgagaggtgaatgACGGACGCTAAAATacacttattccaaaaacttaaactaataggaaggAGTGAATTGGatcgtttaatttatattctaagaGAAACTTGGACATTGCATGCATCTGTTTCTTGGAAAGTTGTTGGTCTACAAATCTACTAAGCTGTCCTAATTTGATAAGATTCAGGTGGGTATACCACATTGGTTCATATGAtgatccttttttctttctttcaaactcaAAGAACTGGAATTTGATGCTACCATCATGGTttcactttaaacttgaagggATGATAAGCTACTTCAGCTCATACCTATGTGGCCAGTTCTTCAAATCTTCATCAGATGGTTTGAGTAGCAAGTCAACAAAGGCTTTGCCATTGGAATCATTGGGATGTAGTGGTGGAGGATTTTCATCAATGGCCCAAATCTTGTTCCTAGCAAACCCATGTTTTTCCAGCAATCCACGGGTTCCAAACTAAACATTCAAGCAAACTTTTCAGTCAGATTTAACCAAGATTATTGATACATGATCCAATATACTAAAGCAAGAATGTACCTGCGGGAAACAAATTGAAATTCCTCCTCTCACTGCACTTGGTGGCTTAAAGATTGCCTACAACAGATAAACagaccaaaagaaagaaaaagagagcagGGGATCATGAGTTTCTGagcaccaatatatatattaagaccAGATTTTCTCAgaaaaatatcatcaaaaaattcataatgaaGTTAAGAAGTTGTAGAGCAATATGAGAAGGAGATGGTCTAATTCAAAGTTTCTTCAACCATCCAGCAGAATTTCTCCATTATTGACCAGTTATTCATCATTATAATATGAATACTGGAAAAATTTGCCAATTACTGGGGAGTAATTCATGATATTTGGATAAGACATGAAATACAACATGGGGAAAAGAAATCATATATTGACAAGTTTTACCTTACTGCTTGTGAATAATAATTCTTCATCATGGTCGGTCTTCCATGAAAGAACTTGCCCTCCATGCAAGCTAACCTGGATGGATGTCACACAATAACATCAATGCATAGACAACAAGTTGTGGTTTCAAGCAAATATTGCAGTTCTGCACTTTATGCAGTAGAATCAAAGTCATCAATTGCCTATTGActtgaagaaaataatatacatggGAAAGGCTTAAAAGTTTCAAAGGGAGCCAATAAACAATGGAGAAAGGGAAAAAGGGATCAAACCAGTGCTGAAGCTCCTCGAGGGTTCCGAAGCAAGACCTGGTCAATTCCATTCTTGTCCTTTGAGACATGGACTGCTGCTCTCTGATCACTTTCTGCTCCAGAATGGTTCATTTTACAAACAGAACAAGGGCATCAATGGAAGAAATAACAGGACAGAAACTCTCCccaaaacaaaaccttaaaacTAGAGCCCCAAAAACTCTGAAAAAGCTACTTATTTGGAGTAGAAAAAGGCTCAAAGAAGCAGTTGAGAATCTGGAGCTTTCCCTCTACTACACCTTTCTTGTGACACATCTATATTCCCGTGAATTGAAACCAAAAATCCAACTACCAATTTAACTACCTTAATCTTTCCTCACCACTCAAACCCACCGACGAAATTATACAGAACAACAAAATCTGAAATACCCAACAAAACTCACTTTCACCAAACCAAATCTTGTGAAGAAACGACAGAACACGAACACGGCAGACAGAAACTCAATTACCCAGATGACCAAAACGTCTAGAATTCAAAACAGGACCAAAAAATAACGACCTTTCTCAATGCcagtttcaaaaataaaaacactgtAGCATGGAAACAAAACAGTTGTGTCTaataaagggaaagaaaaacTGAAACCCAATACAAAACATTTAATGGAAAGCACTATATAGTCAATAAAGTTCATCTATATCTTGGTTTGACCTTGTTTTATTCATAAAGAAATATTGAAGGGGTCAGAGACTGAAAATATCAGGAACTTCTCCATAGCCCCTCAGTCCACAGACATATCTAGGATGATTGCTGACTGGGTATAAAATCGTTCTAAATTGTGCATagaaaattccaaaatatatatgttatgtagAAGTCTCCACAACCGTGAGTTTTTGCTGTGGTGGGATTCCACATCTGGTGTAGGATAAAATCTGACGTGTGACTAGGATTACCAGAATTAACGACCCAATTGAAAAATCATGTAATTGTTTTGAAATTCTAGTTTCGTGTTTggaaaagtgttttgatatttcaaaaaatattgtgtctgaattatttattaatattttagagaaaaaaagaaaaagggaagtgtttttgatgtaatataaaggCAATGAGTGATATTTGATGGATGTTGATGCACTGACCATCATCCAAAGTGACTTTATATCACCTTTCAAGGAGGAACTTtacctgcaaaataagaaaaagatcGTTACAAACCATGTCGCTCTAAAGATCAGAGCACTCCAACAAGTCAATAAAACTTTTGCGCAGAGGGAGTAAAGCTAGTTAAGCCAAGTATACTAGGGAAAAAGAGAGTATGTATGAATGTGGTAATGCGTTAGGTATATTAGAGAGTACCTTTAGTGTGAATGTGTGTTTCTCCTAAGCCTCCTGTTTTTCTTAGCAGTCAGGACCTTAAGGATCCGATGGTATGTACTATGTAGCATGGTCCTCCAttaaccttcaatttttttaaagagaaaaccTTGTTAGGATGAACCTTAAAAGGCTACTTTTAGCCCCCAATCACAAACTGCCATagaagtaaaaacaaaaaaaactccaCAAAAATATCATACACTCCACACGCTATATTTGAGCTCATTTTAAGCTCAAAAGAGAAAGGTTGGTGGCTGGGTGGCGGGTCATGCCAGACCCGTGGGTCTGGTCGTGAGTCACCTTCTCCAGCGCTAGAGTTACCTTTTTGGGCTTTTAGGGTGATGAAATTTTTAAAGGCTTAACTTTCTacctctaagttttagttttaaatcaaaaaatgagttttgaggcattgaaaacaaattttgaagcaTTAAAATTGGATTGTAAGGCATTAGAATCGGGTTGTAAGACGGGTCACGATAATTTCAGGCGGGTCACACCAGACCTATGTTGTTGTGGGTCCAGCGAGACCCACAGCGTGGGTCTGGCCAGACCCTATTTTTGTtcttactttaattttttacaatttactTAAAATGGTGATGTGTCAAATGAACATTGGAGACTACAAAATAACCCTTTTACAGATAGTCCGGACATAAGGGGCTCTCTTTTTTGAATAACTTCGATGAGTAGTTATCCATAAGAATTTGTCTTGTGGGTCTGTCAATGTCTTGGCCCTCGATCCTTTTTGTTGATGAGTGTGTTGATCAAACTACGAGAATCAGAATGTATCTCAAGCATGTCAATATCTAAGCCATTCAGtggaatttatatttaaaaagtgtATTGTGTTTTGAAAAACATTGTGTtcgaattatttattaatattttttcttaaaaaagaaaagtgtgtattttttattatgccCCAAAACGTCATGTCAATTTCTTTGGATATTGCAATTGCCTACATACCACCAATCAAAGAAATCTGTCTTATTCCCCGGTATGGCGtctcaattttcaaaacttgttttattttttttttctgttggcAGGTATTGAAAGACAAATCTTTGAGAGAATATTCAATTAGATTGAAAACTGAATAGGATATGATTAGGTATCCTCACACGCAATGGTGCTTTTCAACCTCtcgttttttcatatttatagtTATAGGCCCACAACTTCATATACCAATTTTGATTGGATGAGATTCATTCTTGACATAGTCGTACCACTTCACCTTGTCAAATggaaaatttgaatgaaaaaaaaaagaccaagttttctttaaattaggTTTGAGGTTTTgatgtttgatttattttttttacatggatGCAtaagggaagaggaaagagtgattcaaactagtaacctctACTTCATAAGACGTGATCCTAactgattgagttacctcttatCTCTTGAGGACTTagggttttgaatttgatttattAAACTTACATGTATTTTGACCTCATCAATCTAATAAAGGCCCGGTTTGTTTttgcgtaaaatatttttaaataaacatttttcttatttttaagtgCTTGGTGCGGCGTAAAATATTGATTAACTAGACAATATTTTTAGTTCACCTTCAAAAATAACCTTGCATAGGCAATTGTGAGAGGGCCTCTTATGGAGCCTATCTGCTTAAGCAGTTCTCAGGTTTCCCAAACACCTGTTCGGGTAAGTGGGTTCCACAAAGGCCATCTGGCAATTGTTTGCCGAAATTGCAAACAATTGCACTAAATCTCAATCCCACCACCCGAAGGCATCACACACTCTCTTCTTTCGTAGATCATCTTCATCGTCTCTCTTCCTTACAGctctttatattatataaaaatataaaaaatatttgtaagtttttttttataaatcaagcataacaaaatatttttcaaactatTTTTAAGGTTGTAAACAAATAGCGAAAAATAACTActtattttgtccataaaatattttacaatgaAACTAACAAACCTAAATTAGAGGAATTTTCTAGTCAAGTCCAAtttaaaagaagtaaaaaaaaaagttaaagagtAATGATTTTTCCCTCTAGAGAACATGGAGTTCAACCTTTTGATGTAAAATGTTAATGTAACCTAAGGACATAGAATTCAATTTAGCAACTCAACTTGGATAAAGCCAAGGAAAAGACTATGACCCAAATGGTCGTACCTAAAATTCAGCGAGATATTTTCAAAAGTGGACATTGTCCAAAAAAATACTAAGCCATGTATTTTTCTTCCACACTTTTTGACCTAAtctttcataaaagaaaaagattgctTTGAGATGGAATTTCATGTGAAAgacactaaaaaagaaaagaaaaagctttgAGAAGGAAGTTGCGTGAGCAATGTAACATGCCCCCGCCACTAAATAGTTAGGTGCACCGCCACTTCCTCCATGCCTTTTGCCATCAACTTGGCAGGGTTTGCTTAAATGTGCTTTTTTTTGAccagaatttgattttttttttttcttactcgGAGAAAAAACGCTAGTTTTATATGCATTATTACTTTAAACGAACTAATCAAATTACAAATAGAGTTTCTTAAAATTGTTTATAAAGTTCGGTCCCACctagtaaaaaacaaaattaatgtgaGATTTATCACTCGTGAATATTTTTATAATCAACTCACTAAATGTTGGCAATTCATATTTCTAATGTATGGTTAATTTTTTAGGATGTCGCtgttatgatatttaattataagGGGATATAATATGCAGTAGTTATCTAATCACATATGCTATGTGTTCTCCCATGGTCTTCTCCTATCCTACTTTTCAAAATCGTCATTGGATCTTTGGGGCATACGTGAAACTCAAATGGACTCACATATCCAgtggtgattttgaaaagtagaaTTATTAGAGAAGAACCATGGGAGGAAATGAATCATTCCTCTTATCTAATTGGAAAATGCTTTATTTCCTCCCATGGTCTTTCTCTCCTCCTCCccttattaaaattaccattaaagcTATCATATACGAGATCCATATAGGTCTCACACATGGTCTCACAtatccaatagtgattttgaaaagtggGAGGATGAGAGAAGGATGAGGGGAGGATGTATAGAGTAAATATTGTAGTAGTTATCTTTGTTTAATTTCCAAGTCGTAGAGTTAGGCCCTGTTGAGTTTGGTAGGGACCTATTATTAGGAATTTTTATTCCCGTGGGAATAACAATTCccttagagcattcctagcagcctcaccaaattttattcactaaaataaccaaatttttggttattttgacaaCTCACATTTTTAGAGCATTTATAGCAGccttattattttaacaatccacttttactatttcatgtatcatttttcaaagatttgtttattcttaggaaaaaaaaaaaaaagaaagaagagaaactaaaagcaaaaaagaagagtGAGAAATGAATTGTTTAATCAATATGTGAGTGAACAGTACTTTTTATAGTTGTTTAATCAATGAGTTGTTTCAATTATCTTCATTTTAGCGAGAGTTTATCTCGAATGACATGGACTTCATGATTTTAGACAATTCATTTGTACAAATGACATGGACTTCAGTTTTAAGATAAGGCTAAGCCTTACTGATTAAAAGTTAGTTTGGCCATGCGATTGCCTAAGCTTAaagtttgatttattttaaacaaaGTGTATTATTTTGACTCtttaaagtgtatttttaaaaacttaagatTTGAAAGAGTAAAAAATCTGTTTCAAATCATAAGCAAGGAGTgggtgtatttttaaaaatgcctaattttaaagactaaattaaaattttaaaggttaaatcaCGATTTAACCAAAcacttcaattattattattattattattttcaaatttcacgttttgaaattttattttttaattctcaGGTTCTAAAATCACAGATCTAAATACCATTCTCAGCTACTACCAAGGTACCATGGATAAGTCTTTGAGTTAAGATGGATAATCTACCATACGTCTCTATTAGGATAGAGTTTTTATCCAAATTGAATTGGGGAAATTTTTCAAAcctattttataaaattgacatgtgtcatctacatgtgagaagcacatgctttttttttaattggatttacaaagttaaaagaaattttactcaAAAAACATGCACTTCTCATAtgctatttaaaataaattgtttcGAAGTAGCAAAGGGCATTACTAGGCCGGGACAGGTATTTTgttgaattaatatttttgaggttaattattaataaataaataaataaaaacaataattttgagGTTGAGAAAAACGGAAGAAATTATGTAGATTGTCCAGAAATTTAAGGGATAAttgaatatattatttttatttatgtagaTTGTTGCGGGGCAATTGCAATTTGCAAtctacaattaaaaaaacaaaaaatatcgAGCCCATGATCAAGGCCCATCATAAATCGATTTCGCATAGCCCATTACACCTCGGAtccaattccaattccaattcgGAGACCCATTACACCACGTTACCGCGGAAATTGAAAAGCACCCTATATATACACCCTCCAACCTTTCTTCTCTGTACTTCTATTTAATCTTCCTTTGAAATTCTTTTAAGACCCTGTTTGGATTGCGTTGCAAAAAGCGTTTTTGGAATAATTCTTTTCATGACGCAAAAGAAGTTGCAGCACcgtgtagaagaagaagaagaagataacaGCGCGTATGGGTTCTATAAGCGGTTGGAGAGGCAGAGCCGAGTGATGAAGAGCAATCTGACTGACAACGTAAGAGCCATTCTGGTCGACTGGTTGACGGAAGTGCATGCCTCCCTCGGTTACGGGCCGGAAACTCTTTTTCTCGCCGTCAACGTCGTCGACCGCTTTGTCTCCCTCTCCCTGGAGGTGTTGTCCATGGCTGAGTTAAAGCTTCTGAGTATGGCGGCGCTCGTCATTGCGTGCAAGTATGGAGAGGAATGGTTCCCTGCTGCTATAGAGTTCAACAAAATCCCAGAAACTTACTTCACCAGATCTTTTCATGGCATCAGTTACAGTCAAGACGAAATCAATTCGATGGAAATCAAGATCCTGAAGAAGTTGGATTGGAAGCTGATGGTTCCCACAATCCACACTTTCTTGCTTGAATTGTTTAGCTCTTGTGGGGTCGGGGAAACCGATGGGGAGTTCAAGAATCTGGCCTTCTGTTTCGGGGAGATTGCGATGAATGATTATGATATGATTGTGAGGTACTCTGCATCTTCCATCGCCGCCTCTGCTGTTTGTGCAGCGCAGTGCTGCATGTGCAAACGACATGGCTGGAACAGAGCTCTTGAAACCGGTTACTCCAAACGACAAGTCGTCTCACGTGCCGGACGTCTTCTACGGTTGCTTAAGATGAAACCCGACAGAAAAGTTTTCAAGAAATACTCTAATTTGTAGTCGGAAGGGAGATGAAAAAATTactatttctctttgtaattAGTTGACCGAAGTATCATGGaaaagtgatttatttatttattattattattattagtttttatgtTCTGCTCGTTTGTTTATGGGTAGCTTTAATAGCCCCCAACATATTTTTTAGGATATAAATTTCCACCAAATCAGAtcaatgaaatattttaaatgcgttgaaggatatttccttcttattgatttggagaaaatttctatcATATATTGTAGGACAGAAAATGTTGCTATGTGTTCTATTGTCATCAGCGACAGATAGACCGCTTCTAAGCTCGTGCTTCTCACTTatcaagaatgaaaaaaaatttccacttgtaacatttttttttattggcttaaaaaaaaaaaattgattaaaatagtCTTGAATTAGAATATTGACTTTGATTTTGAACTCAGGACTATACATTCTAAATCGTTGGTTGTTAAAacaaaacttccaaaaaaatttgaaccaaaATCAGAATAGAAAGAAAACTTGTTTCGAAAGTCCAAACCGGCtttataaaaatgttaagaaGAAGACAATTCAAATTGCATTTTGCAAGAGACACTGAGCAAACAGAAATTAATCTCAAAATAGATATCAAAGATTGCCAACAACTAAAGGATTTCGTATAATAAACCCAACAAAATTTAATCGAATAACTTAGCAAAACCACAAAATCGGCAATAACCAATAAAGAATACCCACCCTTTATCCTATCCATGGAAAACTTTAATTTCCACTTAAGACACCTATAATCTAATAACTTAAAAGTACTTGTCAAATTCCTTGTAAACCAATCACACTTTAGAGTTAATTGGGGTTTCAATCTTTcgaaaaaaaactacaaaattaaGCATAATGTCTTGATCATCCGGCGGCAACAGCATCAGCCCTAAAGCTTGTTTTCAATTGATGATGCTTAGTTCTAGAGTCAGATTTCTCATGGTTTTCACTTTCCCAATGCACATTCCCGCTCGCAGAATCAGAGTTAAGACCATTCACATAAGTGTTTGATAGGGACAAAGCAGCTTGAATCTCAGCACCAACCATCCCTTCTTGCTTCCCTACCTGTGTACTTTTCAGCCTCTCCTGCAAAATTAAACTAATGTATGTAAGCTCCAGCTGGAAATGAGTGCAAATACAGCTTTGCTCAAGAGAGAATCTGAAACACACATCGTCAGCATAACAAGTTAACAACAGGCATAAATTCCCAAATTATCATTCTTAGACTGGCTTTGGGAGCTTCCCGGTCACCCAATTCAGCCCAACCCAACAGCTCTTGGAAACAAACCAATTTGAACAGATTAATTTCCAAAGAAACATTCATATCATAATTTGTAAAATTCCAAAAGCCATTAAATTTGATTATCCTCAATGTAAAATGACTAAAAAGCCACTTCACTCTTGACATGCTCGGTTAAACTCAGCTAATATGCCATTCCAGTTATACTATATTATCTCTGTCAGCAACAGAAAACCCTGACAGTGTACTATAAATCAAGGCCTTAAGTCCATATATGAAGAAAATGCTCAGTTTTGGGGAATATAACTACAGAGAATGCAAGtatcaaacaaaaattaaacaataaatacCGATTACCAAAACTTTAGCAAGTCAGTGCACAAAATATAAGATAAAACAAGtttacttttgttaaaaaaacaaatgcaagtGCTGGAGAAACAAATTAACTGACTTTATAAGAAAGTACCGTTAATGCAGCATTTTCAAGCCTCAATTTGTCTGAATACGCTTTCAGATTAACTAATTCAGTTCTAAGGGCTTTATTCTCCACATCCAAGGATCCATATTTCCTCCTCAGTTCCTCCACTTCAGCCTGCTTCTTCAACCTAGATTTCCTAGCGGATTCTCTGTTAGCCTGTTTCCTTCTCTCTCGTATCAGCTGCTTTTCATTCTGAGGAAGTAAATATCCAAAATGAACAGTGAGAATGTACCAGAGCGATTCTATGCATTTTCTTTAAGTTGTCTTACTTTCCaattcagaaaaaaagaaaaactcaaaagtCAGCTATAGAATAACGTTTCAAGCACAAACTGCCCCTCAGGGTCTTAAATTGACTGCCTCAACCTTGCTcacaaaatttggaaaaatctGTCATCTTCCTATGAGTTCACAATTCAGACTAGTAACTGTGTCTAATCAAAATAGCATTTGTTTTATGCTCATCTTAAGGCACATATTGATAGACGTGTATTTTTTGAGCCCAAAGGTAAAGATACTTCCGTACCTGAACCAAACCTCTAAAAGTTGGCCCTGTCCCAGCAGAGGAACCAATAGACACAGCacccgtttctattttctcatttgGGAATTCGATGGACATTCCTACAAGATTGGCAGGGGCAGGAGCACTCTCAGAAACTCCTGTAGTTCTTCCATTTGCTTTCCCTTCAATTAAGGGACTGACCCGAGTATGGACTTTCATGTTGTCATCTGTCGCCCAGATAATTAAGCAAACAAATAAAGTTAGCATTAAGTGATTCCAACCGTTTAACAATTATCTTGGATCAGCAACAAGGACCAATATTCAAGTTAACCCCAAAGGATGAAATATAATATCCCCCCTTTTTCAATCAAAATCGGTGGACAGGGGGCAAGAGAAAAAAGTTACAAATGCATTTCAAAACCTCGCCAAAGAGGCATTCATCCCTTTTAAATAAAGCTCACCTCCCCAGTAAAGGATACACATAAACTTTGAACAAAAGATATAACCATCACTTAAAAACTTTTTCGTACCAGTAGATAGCATTCTCTTAGACCCCTTTTTCCTCTGAGTATGGCCCATTATTCCTCAATTGTTTCGCATGCCTATTCCTCTGAGTTCATGCTTCGAAGTTATCTAGTAATCAACAGAAAGAATATAAAGGAGCAAGAGAGAGGTTAACAAAGAACCAGATCAAATAAAATGGAATTCTTACTCCAAATTTTCCAGCATTTTCATCTATCAAAACATTCTATTCAATAAAATGTGCTTTAATAAtgtaaaacttttttaaatcatcagttgtccca
This genomic interval from Corylus avellana chromosome ca3, CavTom2PMs-1.0 contains the following:
- the LOC132175830 gene encoding G-box-binding factor 3-like — translated: MGHTQRKKGSKRMLSTDDNMKVHTRVSPLIEGKANGRTTGVSESAPAPANLVGMSIEFPNEKIETGAVSIGSSAGTGPTFRGLVQNEKQLIRERRKQANRESARKSRLKKQAEVEELRRKYGSLDVENKALRTELVNLKAYSDKLRLENAALTERLKSTQVGKQEGMVGAEIQAALSLSNTYVNGLNSDSASGNVHWESENHEKSDSRTKHHQLKTSFRADAVAAG
- the LOC132174307 gene encoding G2/mitotic-specific cyclin-1-like codes for the protein MTQKKLQHRVEEEEEDNSAYGFYKRLERQSRVMKSNLTDNVRAILVDWLTEVHASLGYGPETLFLAVNVVDRFVSLSLEVLSMAELKLLSMAALVIACKYGEEWFPAAIEFNKIPETYFTRSFHGISYSQDEINSMEIKILKKLDWKLMVPTIHTFLLELFSSCGVGETDGEFKNLAFCFGEIAMNDYDMIVRYSASSIAASAVCAAQCCMCKRHGWNRALETGYSKRQVVSRAGRLLRLLKMKPDRKVFKKYSNL
- the LOC132174691 gene encoding putative glucose-6-phosphate 1-epimerase, with the translated sequence MNHSGAESDQRAAVHVSKDKNGIDQVLLRNPRGASALVSLHGGQVLSWKTDHDEELLFTSSKAIFKPPSAVRGGISICFPQFGTRGLLEKHGFARNKIWAIDENPPPLHPNDSNGKAFVDLLLKPSDEDLKNWPHSFEFRLRVSLAEDGYLTMISRVRNINCKPFSFSFAYRSYFSIADISEVRIEGLETLDYLDNLCEKERFTEQGDALTFESEVDRVYLSSSGAIAVFDHEKKRTFTIRKEGLPDVGVWNPWEKKSKSITDFGDEEYKKMLCIDGAAVEKAITIKPGEEWRGRLEICVVPST